Proteins encoded together in one Coffea arabica cultivar ET-39 chromosome 2c, Coffea Arabica ET-39 HiFi, whole genome shotgun sequence window:
- the LOC140035247 gene encoding metacaspase-1-like, with translation MMMLVNCSNCRTPLQMPPGAQSIRCAICHAITQIGDPRAVPPPPHGSSAHSVAPHNHVPPPAPSPYNQAPPGPPPNAHGRKKAVIVGISYRYSRHELKGCINDAKCMRYMLVNKFHFPESSIIMLTEEETDPYKIPTKANMRMAFYWLVQGCQPGDSLVFHYSGHGSRQRNYNGDEVDGYDETLCPLDFETQGMIVDDEINATIVRPLPQGVRLHAIIDACHSGTVLDLPFLCRMNRSGQYGWEDHRPRSGVYKGSNGGEVISFSGCDDDQTSADTSALSKITSTGAMTYCFIQAIERGHAATYGSMLNAMRTAIREAGSSGNGLGGGGVTSVLSMLLTGGSLSGGFQQEPQLTACRMFDVYSTPFYL, from the exons ATGATGATGCTAGTCAACTGCTCGAATTGTCGAACCCCATTACAGATGCCGCCGGGAGCTCAATCCATCCGCTGTGCAATTTGCCACGCAATCACCCAAATCGGTGATCCACGAGCCGTCCCTCCGCCTCCACATGGATCGTCCGCCCACTCTGTAGCCCCTCACAACCACGTTCCACCACCTGCCCCGTCCCCTTACAATCAGGCGCCACCCGGCCCACCCCCCAACGCCCACGGCCGCAAAAAAGCCGTGATCGTCGGTATATCCTATCGGTACTCCCGACACGAGCTTAAAGGATGCATTAATGATGCCAAGTGCATGCGTTACATGTTGGTTAATAAATTTCACTTTCCTGAATCCTCCATCATCATGCTCACTG AAGAAGAAACCGATCCCTATAAAATTCCTACTAAAGCCAACATGCGGATGGCTTTTTATTGGCTTGTACAAGGATGTCAACCTGGAGATTCCTTGGTCTTTCACTATTCTGGTCATGGCTCACGACAAAGGAACTATAATGGTGATGAAGTTGATGGATATGATGAAACATTGTGTCCGCTGGACTTTGAGACACAGGGTATGATTGTGGATGATGAAATCAATGCAACGATTGTGAGACCTCTTCCTCAGGGTGTTAGGCTTCACGCGATAATCGATGCTTGTCACAGTGGAACTGTCCTAGACTTGCCGTTTCTTTGCAGAATGAACAG GAGTGGGCAGTATGGGTGGGAGGACCATCGTCCTAGATCAGGTGTTTATAAAGGATCAAATGGTGGTGAAGTCATTTCCTTTAGCGGTTGTGATGATGATCAAACTTCAGCTGACACATCA GCTCTCTCAAAGATCACGTCAACTGGTGCCATGACATATTGTTTCATTCAAGCTATTGAGCGGGGACATGCGGCAACTTATGGAAGTATGTTAAATGCGATGCGAACAGCCATTAGAGAGGCTGGAAGTTCAGGAAATGGTCTTGGTGGTGGTGGTGTCACATCTGTCCTCTCAATGCTTCTAACAGGCGGTAGCCTCAGTGGTGGATTCCAACAG GAGCCGCAATTAACTGCCTGCCGGATGTTTGATGTGTACTCAACACCATTTTACTTGTGA